Within Primulina tabacum isolate GXHZ01 chromosome 5, ASM2559414v2, whole genome shotgun sequence, the genomic segment TGGTAAATTTCTCATTATTATGATATACGAACTTCAAGTATTGAAATTTCTAATGCAAAACTTtcaaaaatcaatttcttaaTTTTAGAATATTTCTTTGTCCACTTTGCGAACACAGATCCTCAATTCAtactattaaattttttttgctcTTCTCGtataaaaaattttgtaaaCCAATTTTTCGGAAGAGTTCATGATATCATAATTTCACGGAAaatgaaacaaatatttttaagtcaaatgtaaaatgttgctctgatatcaaatgttagagattttctcaaaaccaacacaatcatgtttctaaacatatataaatatgataaacAAATATGCAGAAGCAGATCGAgtgttacctccggccattgaaaatttttaatttatctgCTTTTCCTCCGATTGATGTCTTCTACTAATTAAGCACTTCACGCTCTCTATAGATGGTCTATATTTTCTCTTATGAggtgtgtgcttagggacctcaatcacCGGTATTTATAGATATTTCTTATACCATTGATGTGTTTATCGGGAGCCTTATTTTCAAAAGAAGAGGCGCACACGtctcaattttctaaagttgaggCGGCGTGCGCAAGTTTTGTCAAAAGATGTAGGCAATGGCCGTCGCTATTTCCTACACGTTTTTTTTCTTCCTTTGAAATGTGTCATTTTTTCTTACAGAACGAACTCAAGAATATATTAACACGTGGTGGCGTGAAATATTCTCTTAAAATGTGAAGTATACACAAAAAATAATCCGAAGTTTTAAACTGTTTACCTTCTGCAAAGCACTTGCATGATCTATACATCAGATTCTACTTACCACAGGCTTAAAGAACAGGATATTCTAGGCAAAATAAATGGCAAAAGAGGCTAACATCTACTAAAAACACTTGAAGCCGTGGCAAACGGTCAAAATGATGATCAGAATTAACGCCAAGATAATACCAAACACGATCAGTTTTATCTTCATATTGTGAATCCACATTTTCCTCCTCATCTTGGTTCCTTGTGTTCGAAAATCTTGAGCCTGAAACGCGATGGAAGAACATAGAAAACACACTTTTTAGAAAAATAGATGGCAATGTATGTATGCATGCTTGATTCAAGAACATAGATTATTGCAATGTATGAATAAGTTCAAACGAGATAATCATGAAACATTGGGAGAGAAACTGATGATGGTTCTTCTTGTTCTTTCAAAGTTCTGAGGttatacttaaaaaaaaaaatctccatTCTAATCACCACCCAAGATATAGAAGCAagacaatttttaaaattagagCTGATGTTTACTTTTCAATTCAAATATTTGATCACTAAAGTAGCTAAAGTGCCAAATTTCAATCTGAGTTCCCCAGAGACTGGCAAAGCAATTGCAGCAGATACAGATTACACAAGATTTATCTGAAAGAACATTCTTGTGAATTAGGTGGTTGCTACAGGCATCTCAGGTATGTTGATTGTAGCACTCATTTTTATCACGCACTTCATTTCTTCACACATTTTATGCAAGAAGTTATATATGAGTGTCGCATCACATTTCCGACTGCAAAACACAACAGATTCTATATTTGAAGCTAATATGTTGTAACATAAATATTAAACACATGGAAGATCCTTCAAAGTAACCTGTGATCGAAGATTCTCGGTTTTGTCGACAAGTAGTTCAACTTTTTCTCCACGGTCAAGAACCTAATGAACAGTAAGTAAGCCAAAACCATATAGAGCAATTAGCAACTCATTATGAAGCTTCCGAATGCGAAGGGACACTCAAAACTTATTTACCTTCTCAATGTTTTCCATCATCACACCTTTAACTTGAGAAATCTGATCTTTCACTTTAGCAAGTTTGTTGATTTCTTCAGGATGATCGACGCAATATTGCATATGCTCTTTCAGTTTCGGCCTAAAATGCGAAAAAAATATATGGTCAAGTCGGACAGAAAGAACTAGAGGAAAGGAAAGGACTTACCCAAATTCTCTTTTTAGGCCATTTGCACCGGTAGTTGAGGCTTTTCCTCCTCCATATCTCTTACTAAAATCATCCTTAACTCGCTCCAAAAAGGCCATTGGAATTTGCCTACCAGCGGACTCCACGGCAACAACACAATAGGCTACAAAGATTGAGCATATGTTGCAAAAATGTGAGGCAGAATTTTTCTCACTGATGAGATCTTT encodes:
- the LOC142545004 gene encoding putative vesicle-associated membrane protein 726, which translates into the protein MMGQQSLIYSFVARGAVILAEYTEFTGNFTNIASQCLQKLPASNNKFTYNCDGHTFNYLVDNGFTYCVVAVESAGRQIPMAFLERVKDDFSKRYGGGKASTTGANGLKREFGPKLKEHMQYCVDHPEEINKLAKVKDQISQVKGVMMENIEKVLDRGEKVELLVDKTENLRSQAQDFRTQGTKMRRKMWIHNMKIKLIVFGIILALILIIILTVCHGFKCF